The Magnetococcales bacterium sequence AATAGCGCAAGGAGTGGCGTGGCAAATGTTGGCGCAGGCGGCTCAAGACCACCTGGTGGCGCAGGCAGACATCGTGGGATTTGAAGTCGGCGGGGTGGTCCAGGGTATCCAGAAGTCGTTTCAGTTTTCGCTGCCGGGCCCGCTCCAGGGCGCGCCAATGCACCATCCAGTGGATGACCGGATGCAGGTCGGGGTCAATCCGTTCGTCGCTGTCGAACTCTCCCTGTCGGGTGCGACGGCACAGTTCGCCCAATGTTCCCAGCACACGCCGCACATAGCCCCGCCAGATGCGGTCTGCCACCGCCACGGCAAGCAGATTGACCACCACCAGACCAACCACCACCCAAAGCGCCTCCCTCTGGAAGGCCTCCCCCAGCACCAGACCGCCTTGATGCACCCGGTAGAGGTGACTTTCCAAAATCTGGGAAAAGCGGTGGTAGAGCCACAGGCTGCCCAGGACGATCAGCAGAATCTGCAGCAGCACCAGGGCCACCACCATGGCCATCTGCACCCGGTAATCGACATAAAGCCGTCGTTGCGGATCCATACTCACTCCTGAGGGGGGGATACTTTTTTGACTTTCAATATGTAATATTTTAAGCATCAAAAAAAGAAAATGCTCTATCCTTTGACTTGATCCTTTATTGAATCTTCCTGCAATTGCGCAACGGTATCTATATAACAATTATAGAAAATTAACAAAATAGCAAGTCAACGGACAGAACATTTTCTTTTTTTGATATTTAAAGGATTAAATATTGAAAGTCAAAAGCTTTGGATTCGTCACAAATCGTGACATGCCAGACAAAGCGACGAACCCTGATTGCTGATCACCAAGGCCCCGTGTTTCCGGCTGTACCCCTGGTGACAGGAGACGCAACTCACCCGACCATCGGGCATCTGAACCTCGCGGGGAATCTGCTCGACGTTGCGGTACCCCGACCGCACCACACCGTAAGGCGACCCCACGGGGTGACCACCGGCCCCTTCCCGATGCGTAACCGATACCCGACTGCCCTCCACCGAAAGATTCAAATTGTCCACATGACATTCCAGGCAAAGCAGGGAGGGACCGTCCAACGGCAGATTGTGGAAATCCCCGATGCCCTTTTCCAGATGGGCCAATCCCTGGAGAGAATCCCCGCCCTCCCGCATGCGACGGAAAAAGCCCTCGTCGTGACAGGCGGAGCAGAAGGCGCGGCCCCGTTCCTCGCCCCGCAGGGAGGCCTCCCCCGTTTCATGCACCCGGTGGCAGCTTCCGCAGGTCATCTCCCCTTTCCAGTCCAGCGGATACTCCGCCGGAAGCACACGACCCGGACGAAACCCTGAAGGATGGCTCTGGCGCACCGCGTCGGGATGACACTTTTCGCACAACCCCTTCCAGTCCGCCAGCAGCATGCGGGCGGTCCCGGCGACGGTGCGACTGCCCGCCACATGGCATTCGGAGCAGGCCATATCGGGATGAACCCGTTCCATCCGGTCCACCGCCCCGACCGCCCAGGTCAGCCCCGCCAAGAGAATGAGAACGGGCAGGCGGACGTTCACGGATCATCTCCCAATCGCCGTCGCAATGCCTGCAGAGTGCCATCCAGGCCGCCGTGCAGATTCTTGTCCGGAAGCGTCAGTTGCCGTTGGGCGATATCCACCAGATAGCTGGCTTCGTCGTAGTGGGTTTGTACCGACTGCAAAGCGTGCAGAAACTCCTGGTACTGCGCTTGCAGGGCCTCTTCCCGATCCGAGGGGTCTCCCTCGATGCGATGGCTCTCCATGGCGGCGTTCTGCAGCTTGAGAGTGAAGCGGTGCAGGGTTCCCGCCACCCGGAAGGTGCTG is a genomic window containing:
- a CDS encoding cytochrome c3 family protein, which encodes MNVRLPVLILLAGLTWAVGAVDRMERVHPDMACSECHVAGSRTVAGTARMLLADWKGLCEKCHPDAVRQSHPSGFRPGRVLPAEYPLDWKGEMTCGSCHRVHETGEASLRGEERGRAFCSACHDEGFFRRMREGGDSLQGLAHLEKGIGDFHNLPLDGPSLLCLECHVDNLNLSVEGSRVSVTHREGAGGHPVGSPYGVVRSGYRNVEQIPREVQMPDGRVSCVSCHQGYSRKHGALVISNQGSSLCLACHDL